A single region of the Brachypodium distachyon strain Bd21 chromosome 3, Brachypodium_distachyon_v3.0, whole genome shotgun sequence genome encodes:
- the LOC100830740 gene encoding calmodulin-binding receptor kinase CaMRLK: MTSPMPRRPRHYARSLLPLLFLPAIIIAATSTATTAASASYNRTSNCTLLPDADIVRKAFLDVINFRLPRHGRSACRPVRRLRFPSSNLTGVPRWDELANLSSLLTLNLSGNSLEGELRGAFWRAPSLRAVDLSGNRLGGALRFEPSTRLRSLDVSGNRFTSVEGVGLLHGLESLDLSGNVIGKVPEGLPRLGAQVRRLDLSRNSMAGRFPDDFPRLDGVEFLNISHNNFSGMVDARIVRKFGPSAFLQAGNALLVVEDLEPAPATKGRKKHRRVVLIVVVVVAVATVAFLAGCVACGLNLKRGKKRGKKKDKDGKAAAATWDEDEVAVGAVKVAATAPVVVLERPLMELTLADLAAATSGFGRESQLADAGGRSGAAYRAVLPGDLHVVVRVVEGPVAGIGEDDDAAATAAAFRELARLRHPNILPLLGYCIAGTQKLLLYEYTEKGDLHRWLHELPAGSMDIQESGIIIDPTWDATEDTSNKPIGDWPTRYQLILGIARGLAFLHQGSSGRPIVHGHLVPTNILLGDDLEPRISDFVHPGSNETPEGDVYGFGVLVFELVTGQAKWDEATVSWARGVIRNKKGANIVDARLREETETETRRTEREAEECLQVGLLCTAHSPEKRPTMQQVVGVLKDVRPAPAD; encoded by the exons ATGACATCCCCGATGCCGCGCCGGCCCCGCCACTACGCAcgctccctcctccccctcctgtTCCTCCCCGCAATAATAATCGCCGCCACGTCCACGGcaacgacggcggcgtcggcgtcgtaCAACCGCACCTCGAATTGCACTCTGCTCCCGGACGCTGACATCGTTCGCAAGGCGTTCCTAGACGTCATCAACTTCCGCCTGCCGCGCCACGGCCGTTCCGCGTGCCGCCCGGTCCGGAGGCTCCGGTTCCCTTCGAGCAACCTCACCGGGGTCCCGCGGTGGGACGAGCTCGCCAACCTATCCAGCCTCCTCACCCTCAACCTCTCCGGCAACTCCCTCGAGGGAGAACTCCGCGGCGCATTCTGGCGAGCACCTTCGCTGCGCGCCGTCGACCTCTCCGGCAACCGGCTCGGCGGGGCGCTCCGGTTCGAGCCGAGCACGCGTCTGCGGTCGCTGGATGTGTCCGGCAACCGCTTCACCTCCGTCGAGGGCGTGGGCTTGCTCCATGGCCTGGAAAGCCTCGACTTGTCCGGGAACGTCATCGGCAAGGTGCCCGAGGGCTTGCCGCGGCTAGGAGCACAGGTTCGGCGGCTCGACTTGTCCCGGAACTCGATGGCCGGGAGGTTTCCCGATGATTTTCCAAGGCTTGACGGTGTCGAGTTCTTGAATATCTCCCACAACAACTTCTCTGGCATGGTCGACGCCCGCATCGTCCGGAAGTTCGGCCCCTCCGCCTttctccaagccggcaacgcGTTGTTAGTTGTCGAGGACTtggagccggcgccggcgaccaaAGGACGAAAGAAGCACAGGCGTGTGGTTCTTATcgtcgtggtggtggtggccgtggCCACGGTGGCGTTCCTGGCAGGGTGCGTCGCGTGTGGCTTGAACTTGAAGCGTGGTAAGAAGAGGGGCAAGAAGAAGGATAAGGacgggaaggcggcggcggccacgtggGACGAGGACGAGGTGGCAGTGGGGGCGGTGAAGGtggcggccacggcgccggTGGTCGTGCTCGAGAGGCCGCTGATGGAGCTGACGCTTGCCGACCTGGCCGCGGCCACTTCCGGGTTCGGGCGCGAGTCGCAGCTCGCCGATGCCGGGGGCCGCAGCGGCGCCGCGTACCGTGCCGTGCTCCCTGGGGACCTGCACGTCGTCGTGCGCGTCGTGGAGGGACCCGTGGCCGGAATcggggaggacgacgacgctgCAGCTACGGCCGCCGCGTTCCGGGAGCTTGCGCGGCTCAGGCACCCCAACATTCTCCCGCTCCTTGGTTATTGCATTGCAG GGACACAGAAGCTTCTGCTATACGAGTACACGGAGAAGGGCGACCTACACCGGTGGCTCCACGAGCTACCAGCCGGCAGCATGGACATCCAAGAATCAGGCATCATCATCGATCCCACATGGGACGCCACGGAGGACACCTCCAACAAACCCATAGGCGACTGGCCTACCCGGTACCAGCTGATACTAGGGATCGCGCGAGGGCTGGCATTCCTGCACCAGGGATCATCAGGCCGGCCAATCGTGCACGGCCATCTGGTGCCCACCAACATCCTTCTCGGCGACGACCTGGAGCCTCGGATCTCCGACTTCGTGCACCCTGGCAGCAACGAGACGCCAGAGGGCGACGTGTACGGGTTCGGGGTTCTGGTGTTTGAGCTCGTGACGGGGCAGGCGAAATGGGACGAAGCGACCGTAAGCTGGGCTCGTGGCGTTATACGGAACAAGAAAGGGGCGAATATCGTGGATGCCAGGCTGAGGGAAGAAACGGAgacggagacgaggaggacggagcgggaggcggaggagtgCCTGCAGGTGGGGCTCCTCTGCACGGCCCACTCGCCTGAGAAGAGGCCCACCATGCAGCAGGTCGTCGGGGTGCTCAAGGACGTCAGGCCAGCGCCCGCAGATTAG